A stretch of Acropora palmata chromosome 9, jaAcrPala1.3, whole genome shotgun sequence DNA encodes these proteins:
- the LOC141891696 gene encoding histamine H2 receptor-like encodes MEDRHIATVVTETTIFALVMIISFLGNLLVCYAVYRNPRLCNPSNYYIISLALTDILQASCSMPFSVTYLATGEWSFGTAACEFIAILKLSLANISVLNMALMALNRYYKVVKPNKYQAIFKPRNIVITALLAWIIPMTFVILSVFVFDEEAKPNPGYAICAIQFPKLSLAAVFGLMYSPYFIIVFCYWKIYRKVKMHNANLSWQSSNAADVKVSKTLFVTVVSFVSVFLPANIIFTLHEFLWPTGFPRFVSLLGVFLIFTTSCTNPFIYGYMNRAFRNEFEKFLMPKRGHSVAEGGATGQNQRRGHRC; translated from the coding sequence ATGGAGGACAGACATATCGCAACTGTGGTAACAGAAACGACCATATTCGCACTGGTAATgatcatttcatttcttggaaaccttcTCGTCTGTTATGCCGTTTATCGAAATCCCAGACTGTGTAATCCAAGTAACTATTACATCATCTCCCTAGCTCTCACTGATATCTTGCAGGCAAGTTGCTCTATGCCTTTCTCAGTCACTTATCTCGCCACAGGAGAATGGTCTTTTGGAACTGCTGCTTGTGAATTCATTGCAATTTTAAAGCTATCCCTGGCAAACATTTCTGTATTGAACATGGCGCTAATGGCCCTGAACAGGTACTATAAAGTAGTTAAACCCAACAAGTACCAAGCAATCTTCAAGCCGAGGAACATCGTCATTACAGCTTTGCTGGCGTGGATAATACCAATGACATTTGTTATTCTCTCAGTCTTTGTATTTGATGAAGAAGCCAAACCAAATCCTGGTTACGCAATTTGTGCCATCCAATTTCCTAAATTATCTCTTGCTGCGGTATTCGGTCTGATGTATTCGCCATACTTCATTATCGTATTTTGTTACTGGAAAATATaccgtaaagtgaaaatgcaTAATGCCAATCTTTCATGGCAGTCTTCAAACGCAGCTGATGTTAAAGTCAGCAAAACGTTATTCGTTACTGTCGTTTCGTTTGTTAGTGTATTTTTACCTGCAAATATTATATTCACCTTACATGAATTTCTATGGCCCACGGGTTTCCCAcgttttgtttctcttctaGGAGTTTTCCTGATTTTCACGACTAGTTGTACCAATCCGTTTATTTACGGATACATGAACCGTGCTTTTAGAAACGAATTCGAGAAATTCTTGATGCCTAAACGAGGCCATTCTGTAGCAGAAGGTGGTGCCACAGGCCAGAACCAGAGGCGTGGCCACCGGTGTTAA
- the LOC141892741 gene encoding uncharacterized protein LOC141892741, with product MACKSSDLSVNVEKILLEERDIPGAELPRPAEQCTKAMLKRWLSCRGGKVSGNRTELIKRVNDYISSGLDKDLVDPDGGVNAEKKKAKLGLLSKNKDNVPLELKQFPDKGFEVGLSRIPTIGYSQIWKYLIGDVELKRQLSVEKPIVKGYNFYRSGKVLGLYSQQINGVHCIKSQVMPSYAKTGAVYTVKIIVEANGNILKAHCPCPAGADGRCNHLTATLFAIEDKQGRPAERDTTEDVPCTSKPCQWSVPPKRRSEPTTIREVNFEKHIWRKEGKRKSKSVKMVVGNTPYERSERRDFDMIYKGIKEIEEKKEKKIGIAYIIPHNIPVTTEQSEQIHKMQMSEKPQQSKWSIVSPVKEQPMSLKDITEKGVRAKQRLMESSKDREAIAKETLGQQNCRVWYDVRQPRITASQCKRCILRPTTSPTKAVEEVLLYGANVQTKAMKEGIEWEPRIIERFMKETGHQVRKSGFVLSESHPFLGASPDGITEEDKLVEVKKVVSKEGEDLAETMCRLSIYKRDGDGISINKNHKYFYQVQQQPFCTNLEACHFIVCNGDEMHTDIIVFDPTFWGDILCQLEVFYFQHVFPELVYPRLKYGGLRWNSNEIEFPRME from the exons ATGGCGTGCAAGAGCAGTGACTTGAGTGTTAATGTTGAAAAGATTTTGCTGGAAGAACGAGATATTCCAGGAGCAGAGCTACCCAGACCGGCTGAGCAATGTACGAAAGCTATGCTCAAACGGTGGCTTTCTTGTAGAGGAGGAAAAGTATCGGGTAACCGAACAGAGCTGATCAAAAG GGTGAATGACTACATCAGCAGTGGTTTAGATAAAGATTTGGTCGATCCTGATGGAGGAGTAAATGCTGAGAAGAAGAAAGCTAAATTAGGATTGCTCTCAAAGAATAAGGACAATGTGCCTCTGGAACTTAAGCAGTTTCCTGATAAAGGATTTGAAGTGGGCCTCTCTAGAATACCTACAATCGGATACTCCCAAATTTGGAAATATCTGATTGGAGATGTTGAACTTAAGAGGCAGCTTTCAGTGGAGAAACCCATTGTAAAAGGGTACAATTTTTACAGATCTGGAAAAGTGCTAGGATTGTATTCTCAACAGATCAATGGAGTGCACTGTATCAAAAGCCAAGTGATGCCCTCATATGCTAAAACTGGTGCTGTATATACAGTAAAAATAATAGTTGAAGCCAATGGAAATATATTAAAAGCTCACTGCCCATGTCCTGCAGGAGCAGATGGGCGCTGCAATCACTTAACAGCAACTTTGTTTGCCATTGAGGATAAGCAAGGTAGGCCTGCTGAGAGAGACACAACTGAAGATGTTCCTTGTACCTCCAAACCATGTCAGTGGAGTGTTCCACCAAAGCGACGCTCAGAGCCAACTACAATTCGAGAAGTGAACTTTGAAAAGCATATCTGgagaaaggaaggaaaaaggaaatctaAAAGTGTAAAGATGGTTGTGGGTAATACTCCTTATGAGAGAAGTGAAAGACGAGATTTTGATATGATCTACAAGGGAATCAAAGAGATagaggaaaagaaagagaagaaaattgGAATTGCCTATATCATTCCACACAATATTCCAGTAACAACTGAACAATCTGAGCAAATACATAAAATGCAAATGTCAGAAAAACCACAGCAGTCTAAATGGTCAATTGTATCCCCTGTTAAAGAGCAGCCCATGTCTTTGAAGGACATTACAGAGAAAGGAGTAAGAGCAAAGCAGCGTCTAATGGAATCCAGTAAAGACAGAGAGGCTATTGCAAAAGAAACATTAGGACAGCAAAACTGCAGGGTGTGGTATGATGTAAGGCAGCCAAGGATTACTGCATCTCAATGTAAACGCTGTATACTAAGACCAACAACAAGCCCAACCAAAGCAGTAGAAGAAGTTCTCTTATACGGTGCTAATGTCCAGACTAAAGCAATGAAGGAGGGAATTGAGTGGGAGCCAAGGATTATAGAAAGATTCATGAAAGAAACTGGTCACCAAGTAAGGAAGTCTGGATTTGTGTTATCTGAAAGCCATCCATTCCTAGGTGCATCCCCAGATGGCATCACAGAGGAAGATAAACTGGTTGAAGTAAAAAAGGTGGTATCTAAAGAAGGAGAAGATCTAGCTGAAACAATGTGCAGACTCTCAATCTATAAAAGAGATGGGGATGGCATTTCAATTAACAAGAATCACAAGTACTTCTACCAAGTTCAGCAGCAGCCTTTTTGTACCAATTTAGAAGCTTgtcattttattgtttgcaatGGTGATGAAATGCATActgatattattgtttttgatccaacattttggggagaCATATTGTGTCAACTTGAAGTATTTTACTTTCAACATGTTTTTCCTGAGCTGGTGTATCCAAGATTAAAGTATGGAGGACTGAGATGGAACAGCAACGAAATAGAGTTTCCACGAATGGAATGA